The Culex pipiens pallens isolate TS chromosome 2, TS_CPP_V2, whole genome shotgun sequence DNA window CAAGGTTCCCTacaattttgtatgaaattctgtatcttgagaaggaattttctgatcgattcggcaaagttggacttttcggaaaaataggTACGCGGAACAAAATCTgatgtttttatttaactttttatcactaaatgtTAAAagtcccaaaatacatatttttttttatatgtttagagGAACATTAAAAGATATCTTCTGAGCCttagtgcgtgatggtgcaaaatctgactTAGAAACtaagaagttttgaaaaaaaatcattttttttataatatgtaccgtttttttaaatgcaaaaaacgaaaacaaatggAAAATGTCTACAGTCCAGATTCGGTTATTCGAAGACCTTGGGAAAATTTCACAtcgtataatcgaatcacaaaaaaatggattagttatttagaattttttaatcgaagaTGGTCAAAATGGCGTTGATGGaatataaaaaatgcatttttttttaaatttaataggcgatcaaccatacaaatttgactaaaatggggtcgcagaactcgaattcgatgttaaaagtaagaaaatgaaaaatacaaaaatattttattttcgtgattcgattatccgaagtcccatacaaaccttcggataattgaacttcggataatcgagtctggactgtacctaAAAGTAGCTATAGCTTTAGGTACTTCTAGGTATAAATTttcgagttctttttttttgcatcttaaaaatattttttgaggaaaGCAATCCTGacattattaatatttttgaaaagctgagaaattttcctacaattttctctctgagtCTTTAAAAATCTGACAATTAGTTTCTTAGATACCTGTCCTGTGGTACACAGTGGTGTAAATTTGTGTGTGAATGTGTTAGTAAATTTTCGACTAGAATCCCTTATAAAAAAAGGTCCAGATGAAaacaaaatgcaacaaaataccTACAATTATCACAATTATGCCAAAGATACAAAATTGAAtcagacagctgtcaaaattgtatgtatgCTTGTTTGGACGAACTTAAAAAATGGCTTGGATGGCTGCAAAAAGTACCTAGGTAGATACTAACCAAATTTACGCAATTCAAATACAAAAGAAAATCTAAGAAATTGCTGTATTTTGGAGGAATCGCTCATCTTGAATCtatctgagttttttttttcaaagagagGGATAAAAACTTTAACAAGTTTTGTATACATGtaaaaacaatgtatttttttcaaatttaaaactttgaggttgtattatttattttcaattcaattcaattcggttttattagtgaataatcatgttacAATTTGTTCATTTGCAGTACatgtattatttatttaaaataaaaaaaaatcgattttcgaatTGTCCCGACTTTGATGATTTGTTTGGCTTTCTCCGTCAAATAAACAAAGATCAAAcgatttgttgtttgaaaatgtccGACGTTTCGGCTCGGGGTTTGAGCCTTTTTCAAGGGGACTATAATTTATTGGAAAGAAACACACATCAAAATGCTTAGTTTGCAAAAGTTGAAGAGCATTGAGATAAAAATTCCAATCTTTATGGAAATTAGGGCTCAGGATTAGAAACCGATCAAAAACGACTTCGTTTACAAATTATTGTTTGTGACCTTTGGAAAGCAATCCTgagaattcgcaattcgcaattttcagtgtaagaacgggccttgaccgatcttatgcaccaggttcccgacgaacacgcactgcccttacacctacatctcacccttgctctgagtcagtacgagcagcacgctagaacacgctttgagtgttcgtgccaggcatgcacaccttcttttccggttacgcattttaactcggccgggggtggtacattacgtagggtttgatgtaagtataagcgcctaaccatttatagtgtgcctatcaactttcattaaagcaaaaactgttatatttttagtttgaattcaaaaactaattgttattttactgggtgttgtttttctcctgaaatctttcctagtgttgagtcgtgtttatatgttgctatttcttttgtcgcggtgttgtgttacaatttttggtcctaagcatgttataaaagtttaccaaaaatacaatagtaatatttgtgttaatcctttaaccattccataaattgagtaagagctcaaacctcacttgtttgaaaaaaagtgtgaagattgaaaacaatagacagtaaaagagaatttataaaaatcaagaatcaatagtaagagaatgatgagcatattttaatgaataaaaataagaagctacatgtattagatgtaaaattagacaatagttaataaatagagatacaatacaagcttagattatagtaatgataatttataggacagataaagaattattcaaatcagtatcaattggtaaaaaagagtggaaaagctttgagagataagagaatcaaaagttagtaaaatcaaaatcaaatgatggatattaaatagaagaatcagtgaagaattgagaatcagtagagcaaaataaaaataggagataggtggtagctgagaatgaagagaagagaaaccccgttgtgcgatgtttcaggtacatccacagcagttgactcaacatactgcgaatcaaaacaataccgtctacaatcacaaattacttcccattcccacattgtcgcgcccctttcttttagccgtctcgactctgacccgcggtggtcaaaggtttacgatccgtttccacaggccaccagctaggtcatcatgaaaaccaagccaacgtggaggtaagaaaataggacactcgcaaggaaccagagctatactgttctgatcaagataattcggatgatctaacagaactacggatgtagttagttgcgctccttccaggatgttccttacgtggacgtcaaccgaagagcacgcaacaaggtcagtgccattgcatgctcttaggtatcaatccttggcctgcagaaAGCAATCCtgagaaattaaaatattatttaataaaatatacatGTATCATTGCCCGGGGTCGGTGGTGTAGGTAGTTGCAAGCGTGATTGCCTTTCAAGTATTTTCGTTTTTACCTGTATTAAATAAGCCTGATtaaaaaacattataatttgATGGTAAAACGTCTCGGCCTAAAACCGGGAGaaaccccggaatttaaaaatGACACCTGATGGTCACCCTGATTTAAGAATAGCTGATATAACTTTGCTTAAGTAACCTAGATAACTCATGTTCCAACTTTACGTTCTCCTTTTGCAGGAACAACATGTCGCACCACACAAACGGCAAGGATGGAAGTAGTTCAGGCAATACAAACACCAAAGACTCGGCATCAGCGTCCGGTGCCAGCGCGATGGGTCCCCCGCCACCTCCGCCGATGGTGGTGGCGTCCAACGGAATCCATCTGCAGGAGCACTCGTGCGAGATTTGCGGCATGTCCGGGCTGTCGGACGACGCAATGCGAGATCACACACGCCAGTGCCATGTCGAAGGCTGTGCCCAGTGTCCGTTTTGTGGACTGAGTGGCGTTCCGGCGGCCGAACTGCTGCTGCACGTAAATCAGGCCCATCTGGACTATCTGACACCGGAGAACGAGCTGATGAGTTTTATCGACGATCAGACGCCCAGTGTCGACGGGGATTCGGACTCGATTTCGGACTGTCGCGGGTTATCGCCTTCGATTACGTCCGAGCTGCTGACACCGGTTTCAAACGTGAACGGGAAGGTTGCGAGCAACGGTGGGAACTCGACGACGTTGTACCATTTTAATGGCGCGGCCAGTTCCAGCAATCATAAGATAAGTTCTTCGATGAGCACGAGCATGAGTAGCAGCCGGTCCAGCGTCGGAGGTGGGAATCAGACAAATGGTTTCTACAACGGGGCAGGCATGATGAGTATGAGCAGCGGAAGTACCAGTAGCAGTAATGGCGGTGGACTGTTTCCGAGCGGAAGTAAGCAGTGTCCTGAGGTGACGATAACGTCGACAACTACGAGTAGTACAAGCAACAACAAAAGCTGTGATATGGGCATGACGAACGGTGCTAGCAAAGAGGTGGTGATGAACGGAGGTGGCGCCGGTTGTACGAGTGGCGTCGTTGCTAGCGGAAGTGGCACCAGTAGCAATGGGACGACTGTGACTACCGGTGCCGGTGGGCAAGGATCTCCACTGCGGTCTCAGCTGGGACTTAAGCTGAAATCACACAAACCGATTACCACAACCACTACCAAACCTAGTCCGTTGCAGTGTCTGCTGTGTCCTTACACGACCGAAAACCCGAGCGTCCTCGAGGAGCATATAAACCGATCGCACTTTGACCCGCTGAGTCCAAGCATAAACAACGGCGACGGAGCCAGTGGTCATTCCCACGTGGACACGCTTAGCGCCCTGCAATGTCCCATTTGCGCGCGAACCTTCGAGTCTGGTTCCGACCTGGAATTGCACGTCAACATCGAACACCGCGACATCCTGAGTCCGGCCAAAGCGGATCGACAGCCAAACGGCGGTGGAACGCCATCGGCCGCAGCTGCCACAGTCAACGGTTGCCTGACCGGGAGTTTGTGTCCGGTTTGCGGCATTTCCTTCGATAACATGAAAACTGCCGAAATGGAGATCCACATCGAGAAGCACTTTAGCAAGAGTCCGCAGAACCCGAGTGCAGCCGGTGTAGATCAACCTGATTTGGAAAAGCAAGCTCAGAAGTTGCGGGAGCAGCGAGAGTTTGAGATGCTGAGGGCTCAGTATGGAATGGATGACCAGGGCAACTTCCGGGAACAGTCTGCTGCGGCAATGCAACGAGCCGTTTATGCCGGGGAAATGAGCGTCGCCGATTACTACGAACGGCAGGTTGGCCTGAGGGCGGCCGAGTCCCACGGCGTTGACGATGGATCGTCCTGCACCAAGTCGGTTTCGCCGCGGGTACTAGCCCTTTCCGCGTCCTCGCCGAACGTGCTGAAAACGTACGTCTGCTCGAGCGTTGATCATTACGCGTCCAGCTACGGCGACAAGGGCTGGGGTTGTGGCTACCGGAACTTGCAGATGATGCTGTCGTCACTGTTACAGGTAAGACCTTCGCCTCCTGGTTCGCACTGATATTTCTAACAATTTCTTCCCCTCCCTCAGAACACCGCCTACAACGAAGCTCTCTACTCGGCGTGGGGATCGCACGGTCCAGCCCGAACGGCGATGCCAAGTATTTCAAGGCTGCAGCGGATGGTTGAGGCCGCCTGGGCACAGGGCTTCGACGTTCAGGGTTCGGAGCAGCTGGGCTGCAAGCTGTACAACACGCGCAAATGGATCGGCGCCACCGAAATCGTCACCGTGCTGTCCTGGCTGCGGATCCGCTGTGAGCTGGTGGACTTTCACCGGCCAACCTCCCCGGACGGACGCCACCCGGAGCTGTTCAACTGGGTGCTGCGATACTTTGAGGAACCGCGAATCCACACGCCACCGCTGTACCTGCAGCATCAGGGTAGGTTGTAGGTAACTTCTCAGCGATTGAAGCGTATTAAACTTTCCCGCGTTTTGTAGGTCACTCCCGCACCATCATCGGCATCGAGCAGCGCACCTCTGGGCTGTCGCTGCTGGTGCTCGATCCGAGCCACGGGCCGCGCCAGGTTGCGGCGCTCGGGTCCTCGCAGGACTCGCTGCGGTTGATACGGAAAAATTCCGCTGCCATGAGGGCGCCGCAGTACCAGGTGGTGGCGGTGAAGGGGCTCATCGAAACCGAGGAGCAGTATCAGGTGAGTgggcattttttattatttatttgataatttacaagaaaaaacattatttatttatttagttttaataTTTAGGGGAGATGTTCATATTTTGGACATCTACTAAGCAAAGATAGATCATAGACTTATTATTAGTCTATgtcggatccggcccgtgaagccatttcatccggcccgcgacggcttttcaaaatagttctatgacccttcaaaaaatattcaatacataaattgagtgtctaaataaaaaaatatcttgagatcaatttttcagatattataacaaaacatttatttgtttattttgcttttgacaTAGAATGTTGCAAATTCAACGTTTGTTAGGATTatgcctttgtattttttgaaataattttatttcacatctaaacattatttatgtttgaatttaattcttatcatttcAATATTGATGTTATCAGATTAattattaaacttgaaaaatatgcaaaaagattgcaaaagacACTGAATtctaatttcttttttaaatttcatgcctttaaaaaaaatttgaaatgttttgtaaaatatttaaataaaggtgcacaacaacgcaaaaaatattttttcctagaaaagatttgaatccaaatttcgttttaattaattttatcttgtctcgttgatttttcaaacttgaataaaattcaatttcaatcgacaaaaacaattacaatacaattttgtccaaaacaaattaaaagtaaatcaaataaacacatctttgaaaataatctttgtatttctttcttcaaaacaaattatttgaatcttatttgcaacacttgtATATGTATTTATTTACTTGAATTAacctattaaaataaattttatgaaaaaaataatgtatactgttttttactttcaccaacattagttccggcccgcttctgctttagaaaaatcagatctggcccgcagggccaaaaggttgggcacccctgttttAGAGTTTGGAGATTTGTGAAACGAAAAATTAAAGCGTATTTTGCTTGTGCTCAGATTCTTCAAATGATCATCGAGCAAACGATCACAAGGAATTTGCAAAAATCgggaatttgtgtttttttgtaaaaaaatcgggaattccaagcatacctgttcaagaattattttccaactcttaaataatttataatatgttgtaggggaaggtggggcaagacgaccatatggggcaagaggaacaatcgctcgtacggccgaaatttttacaattttgattatttccagtatgaggaattgttgctagcaatgcaattaactgattctactaccacattaccgccaaaacgacgtaaacgccacgaggcataagatttaattaggttttttcaaaacctttgttttcttataatttttggaaagtacaaaataaggcttagggttcgttttagggctcattttatcaaagtgctatttttcctagattagtagtgtccctaccaatgacttgcacctattataaagtatgatttaacttttagttatttttgttgagagcatttcaaaaattttgttcagctggggcaagtgtaccatatggatttttagtatgtaaaaaaaatcgaattgctgcaaaaaacatattttattgggaaaaaatacataaaagtatttaaaaactgataaacaattgtttaaaaaaatgtccatacaaaatctATTTACCATATAAgtagtagaacgtacggaaaatcaaaaaaattaaaatcgatttttgccttcctcaccttactgaggaaaggctttaaaatcactcgaaaaatgaacttcttaattcgacctcgtagacccaccttcacgtatacctatcgactcagaatcatgttctgagcaaatgtctgtgtggatgtgtgtaggtgggtggacaaaaaaaatgtcactcgattatctccggactggatgaacggattttgaccgtattagtctcatttgatccgtcttggggtcccataggtctctatttaaaatcagcaagtttagttaagtacttcaaaagttatgctaaaaaaacgattttggcgtatgtccggaagattgtaaaaaaggtggtttttgaaaagaaaccctatcatgttatacattttcagaaaggtattaaaaagacctttccaatgagcccaaaacattgaagatctgacaaccctatcaaaagttattagcacttaagtgttatttatacactttttggaggccggatctcagatatttaattgaaaatgatgtccgggtccatcatgcgacccatcgttagttagataatcgaaagacctttcaaatgagcctaaaacatcaaggatctgacaaccctatcaaaagttattggcacttaagtgttatttatatactttttggaggccggatctcagatatttcagtaaaaatgatgtctggGTCCaacatgcgacctgtcgttagttagataatcgagagacctttcaaatgagtccaaaacatttttacattaaaaaactggattttttaaaaacttgttctatcaaagtcttagtcaagacttggaataagatgattataaaaaaatccgacagattttttaacgctTTTAATTGGTTATATCGAGCATtcccttagcttgttacacttgcctaaggctaccaactgtacggattttttccttaccgtacggattttcgatCCTCTCCGCGGATTTTAAACAGGACGGAATTGTTGTACGGAATTTtccgcataatacggatttgtacggaattttaacaacctttaaaaaaaatcattgcttttttgattgggccaaagcttttgctaattagacatttttatttaactgtcagtttgattttaaagggataacttgcataattttccgggttttcctcagttcaaacttgattgtcaataattgttcttttcaaattccttacaaaacatatttatcaaataaaagatccaaaggctttctaaagcttgtgaaaaccttgtgttgtgcttgtatttataggacctttccaataaaaactctagaaatgttttcgtgaaaacactgacaacgatattattcgtaaaagcaaacttgacatttcgtaaacttttaaacgtttaacaaaaatatttttaattcccaaattccaaatttatctaaataattccttgacattttttgttataccatggtgtcatatcggtaaagtatacggatttttgctcagcaagagttggtagccttactgacttgccccactttcccctacaattttaagtaaatttcacTTGATTCAATCCAAATcttgtaagatttttttcattattctagtctatttgaaattgaaaaaaggcTTTTACGAAAATTAACAATCCTAATAAATTTATGATAATTATGATGGCATACATttgatacgaaaaaaaaaaaaaacgaaactattggcactacgccccccggggcatggccttcctctaacgtgggatttctgctccagcgcctctgacgagacaggagaaaccgggaccgacgttttacttcaccatccgatagaagctcagtggataaggcgggaatcgaacccgcgtctcatagcatcatcgggatcggcagccgaagccgctacccctgcgccacgagacccacccatTTGATACAGATattcctaatattttttttatgaatcaaatgattttgatttattttttactaaGTTTGTGTTAacatcaacaaaacaaaacccatcataaaaaataagggcttaatttgataaagatgctcagttataaaaaaaaaaaacaaacatgtttggcagtttttttgttggggtaaatatttttaaatgttaaatttaagTCATCTCAAATATGTTTGCTTTGTATtactcatttaaaaatattgtgaaggaggtattagactataacaaacaaacaagctcgcactttttgacagtttgcggaCCGACAGCGGAAATGTCAGCCACCATAcagctttgtttgcgagtttggcaaactgtggCGAGTTTGTTTGTATGTTTGTCACCTTGAAACAGATactagactatgacaaaaaaaactcgtttttttcgtgtttgaaaGTTAACCAAGCTTAAACAACTCAAAATGCATGCAGACTGCAGACTGACGTTTCTGTAGACAAATGCAGTCAAACAAACACAGCAGACAtactgccaaactgtcaaaacggGCGAGTTTGAAGGTTTGTTTTTCGTAGTCTAATGCCTGCTTGAGTATTAGTAAACAActatagataaagcttgattttcatttattggaaacatttttaatatcaaataaaatccaaacGTTTCCGCTCTgaatgaaaaatggaaaaaattacgtattgaaaaattattgaaaccgctgaaaaataaaattcaaaaattttttgtttaagttcTTACAActgtatttaaagaatttgtctCCTCAAAAATTTTCGCATAAAATGAGTGGATATTTGT harbors:
- the LOC120420245 gene encoding zinc finger-containing ubiquitin peptidase 1-like, giving the protein MSHHTNGKDGSSSGNTNTKDSASASGASAMGPPPPPPMVVASNGIHLQEHSCEICGMSGLSDDAMRDHTRQCHVEGCAQCPFCGLSGVPAAELLLHVNQAHLDYLTPENELMSFIDDQTPSVDGDSDSISDCRGLSPSITSELLTPVSNVNGKVASNGGNSTTLYHFNGAASSSNHKISSSMSTSMSSSRSSVGGGNQTNGFYNGAGMMSMSSGSTSSSNGGGLFPSGSKQCPEVTITSTTTSSTSNNKSCDMGMTNGASKEVVMNGGGAGCTSGVVASGSGTSSNGTTVTTGAGGQGSPLRSQLGLKLKSHKPITTTTTKPSPLQCLLCPYTTENPSVLEEHINRSHFDPLSPSINNGDGASGHSHVDTLSALQCPICARTFESGSDLELHVNIEHRDILSPAKADRQPNGGGTPSAAAATVNGCLTGSLCPVCGISFDNMKTAEMEIHIEKHFSKSPQNPSAAGVDQPDLEKQAQKLREQREFEMLRAQYGMDDQGNFREQSAAAMQRAVYAGEMSVADYYERQVGLRAAESHGVDDGSSCTKSVSPRVLALSASSPNVLKTYVCSSVDHYASSYGDKGWGCGYRNLQMMLSSLLQNTAYNEALYSAWGSHGPARTAMPSISRLQRMVEAAWAQGFDVQGSEQLGCKLYNTRKWIGATEIVTVLSWLRIRCELVDFHRPTSPDGRHPELFNWVLRYFEEPRIHTPPLYLQHQGHSRTIIGIEQRTSGLSLLVLDPSHGPRQVAALGSSQDSLRLIRKNSAAMRAPQYQVVAVKGLIETEEQYQASKILRSHRIPPDR